CCCCTAACACAGGAAGCCGGTTGGCTGCTTACAGAGAGATTAGGGCTGGGTCTCTCCTCAGTGAGTGTGGATACAATGATGATAACACACAATTCCTCTCTGAATTGTCGAACCAACATCAGCCTGCTGGTGTTTACACAAAGCAACTTAGCAGGAAGATAAGCGAGCCAGGGTCAGTCTGGAAGCCTGGATCCTTGATCACACAACATCCACACGAACAAGTGCACATAGAGACCTAAAATGTCTACATTGTAGCCATGGGTGTGGCAGGTAAGCAGAATCAGGAGGGATGTTGTGTCTGCACAGTGGAGACATGGGAGAAATTTGGGAACAAATAAATAAGGGTTTCAACCTTTTACATTTGCGTGTTTTTGCTGGAATCATCATTCCAGAACTTATTACCAGcttattaataaaaaagttaaaaatgaatagttttgcagGGCTTCCGGTTGTACTAAAAGGTGCAAGTTCTGCAAACCTCACTCACTTTATTGATCTATTTCAATCCCTGCTCTGCATCTCTATCTCAAGTCATTCTGCAGTTGCACACATTGTTATAAATCATACTAGTATACATTCATGCTCTGAATGCTTTCTAATAAAGCCAAAGCATGAGGCAGGGAGATGATTAATTACCACAACAGCACAAATAAAATGTCCAAACAGAGAAAGCGTGTCTGTTGCTTGAACAAACGTTCCCAAGACATGCAAATAAAAAGACAGGTGGAACCAGTTGAGTAGGCTGGGAGAAAAGCAGCCAGGCTGAGAAGAGGCGCACAGAGACCctgtacattttcacattttgccctGTTACACCacaaaattcaatgtattttattgggattttatgtagtaAACTAACACAAGgtgaaggaaaaggaaaatcagaaaaatatgGCAAAACAAATATGGCAATCATTTGTGTTCATACCACCACTGATACACCTACATAAAAGGCAATGCAGCTAATTATCTTTAGAAATCATGTAattagtccacctgtgtgtaatttcatttGAAAGCCTCAGAgaattgttaaagaacattagtgaaccaaaaatattttaagttatATCCCAGGCTTTCACCAACTCGTTAAGCACTTTTCAGTCTATCATATGaacatggaaagagtatggcagaaATGCTAGCAGTCAATATGCACTGTGCGTTATGGAaatctaacactgcacattaccttGAACATGCCACCACACcataaaacatagtggtggcagcattatggtgtggggatgctggTCAAAGTTGGTGGGAACATGaaaggagctaaatacaggataaTCCTGGAGAAAACCCTTCTAGGGCTGCAAAAATTAGCCATACATTAGCCCAAACAAAGATGCCACAAACCAAACTTGAACGTTTGTCAgctaataatttaataaaactgcattatgctCTTCAACTTGTGTTGATATGTGATTAGTTTTATCCTAAGTCCATAGGATGTTTGTTTTGCCCACAGAACATGTGACATTTATGAATCCAATATTTTACTGCAACAGCACCATGCGGTGGCGTTAAGATGAAAGGTTCATCGAGGTTTAAAACTGTGGTCCCTATTCATTTTAAGTACATTACCGCCACCTTGAGGATGTTTGGTCTTACTGCACCCCTGGACATCCTTCAGTGACATTTGAACCCTGTGTTGACTATTATGTCTCTTGTGGCTGAATGTTGCCTTAAggtattttaaatattgcaaCATCctgtgtaatatatatatatatatatatatatacataaaagaTCCTAATttgtaatatttattattaggtAGAAACTGCATTTTAAAGTTATCCATCCGGCTAACCTTTCGATCTATCATCAATAATAAATCAACAGTATTTTAAGTGGGATACTCTAGATCTCCATCCATTTGCTTATCTGAGGTCAGGTCATTGGGGTAACAGAAGGAAAACCAAGACATCCCTCTGCCCAGTGACATTTTCCAGTTCATTCAAGTTAATCCCAGTGCATTCCTAGGAAAGAAGGGATACATCCACTTAGCAGGTTCTGGGTCTGGCCAGAAATCCATGTCAAAACCATCCTATTAATTGGGATTTCTTCACCCTCTCTCAAAGGGAAACTTACAGAGATATGGTTTCCTTACAGATAGGTATCTCATGAACACAGGTGAGAGTAAGAACATAGACAGAATGGTAACTTCACTATCCGTCCTGCCATCCCTCACAAGAACAACTCCATGATACCTAAACTCCTCTGTTTGAGGCAAAGAGTAATTCATAACTATAAGGGAGCAATCGCCATTTTTCCAGCTGagaatcatgacctctgacgtATTTCCCAAAAGTCAGGGTTTGGGACCCTTCTGTGGGTCATATTATATATGCTTTTctgtaaatgtatttacattttggaaGGAAATTCTGTTGTTTGTATGTTGAAGTATTGATAATACAACAGAGAAATTCAGGGATTCCCTCTAATCTACATAGGGTAAAATTAAACATAGACTTAAATGTATCTTTCTTAGCAGgatgtaaaataaagtttttgttCATCAATCATTGTTGGTTGGGGCAGTCCAGTTTTAATGCTGTTTGGGCTTATTGAACTGCTGGAACAAACAATTTTGTTCAAGTTgcaaccatctgacccaaactgccGCCCTCCGTTGAAAGAGGAATTAGTGAGTTTGATAAAGAACAACCAAGCAATCATCAGCTGGAAGATGCTGGAACACCACAGTCGCTGTCCACAAGAACGCCTGTTTAACATCAAATATGGACAAGAGGGTACTTACCAAGATACATTGCATCCAAAACTGATGCATCAGGCTGGACTAAATTGGAAAAGCCAAATGCCTCCTGGAGAAAAGCTTAAAGCtcagaagaaacaaagactGAGATGTTTGTAAGACACAAGATGAGGCTTGCAAGCTTAATACTTTTCCAACCGTTATGCATGGTGGCAGTAGCttcatgctgagggtctgttttCCTACCAGTGGAGCATTGCAAAACTGGATGGAACAATCAAGGTGGACAACCTCCAAATTAAACTTCGCCTTAAATCAGCAGCTAGATGGCCGGAGCTTGGTAACAATTAGGtgtttcaaaagaacaatgatCAAAACTGACCTGGATTGGGTAAAGCACAACGACATAAGGCTCTGGAACGTCCCCGAACTCAACTCTTTTTGGACCATACTCGAAAGCCGAGTCAGCGCCAGGAAAcgacaaataaaaatttgttgTACCTTTTCTGAAAGGAATAACAGTAAAACGTCCAGCCAGAGCTAAGTCAGAAGCTTGTTAATGGCTGTACAAAGTGGGTGGTGCTTCTGCAACTTGCAAAGAAGCATTCTCCCAAGATATTAGGACTATATGAATACAATTGCACCTTTATGTACCTATGTAGATAATACTTCCTCTCTGACAAAAGAACTGGTCAAATGCATCTTTAAAAGCCCAAAACGAAGATGACATCCATACTGATTGAAACTTTGCAATATTTTTTTGGATAACTCAAAAGCAACACTAAAATACCTAGAAAGAATTAGAAAATATTAAAGGAAACCACCAAACCAGTATTTTACACACGTCTTTATTTAAATGCAGTCTATAAAACACACCCACCCACAGGGAGCCAACCCCAGTCACCAAGTTAATATCATCAATAGTAACATTTAATACAAATGTTTAATTGCAAGTCATGTTAAGAACATTTAAGTGTTACACTTCTTGTAGAAAAAAAGAGCTTTGAAAATCCAGTGTCGGTTTTTCTTTGCAGCAGCAGAACAATGGTAGTCAGCTTTTCAGGCCGTTACTGCAACAATATGACCATAAGTTTCTGTTTTACAAGACATTCATTTGTCTTGGTAGAAGGAAACAtcattataaaaatgtaaaaagttaatGCTGCGCGAGAAGTCATAAAAACCTCAGTTTGTCCTTCGCTTGTTCTTCAAAGAGCAGCTTCAGTCACACAGCTGCACAGGTGcatctgaaaacattttatatcattaagaagtttaaatatattacaaaaaaaaactacctctgtgtgtaattaacctTTATGGTACACAAGGTTGAACTGAACTACTCAAGTAAAcgttttcagtcagtcagtcattttctaccgcttattccatagtgggtcgcggtaAACGTTTCCaatgatattcaaatttatgaAGATGCACCTGCAGCATCATCAGTAACTCCCACCTACAGGACGAATCCCTGAACCTGGTGTTCCAGAAAGTGCAATAACACAGCTACATTGACAGAGCTATAGGCCTGTATCACAGATGATAAGATCTCAGGCAGGGGTATTAACTATAAGAGGGTAAATGTGTTCTTCATTTGATTTATACCTGCTTTGGATTATTATACACCTCCCCCCAACGTCTGTGCCCAAAAAAACTCCTAAATAAATACACTGATCTTAGGGGAAACCATGAGAATAAAAGCAGGGATTAACTTTTAAAGTCAGCTGTTCCTGTGACACACAGGATGctgcatttcagttttttatctgTGCTAAACGATTCAGTTCAGTAAAAACTCTGGAGTCGGGTAACCAAACAGTTGGAAGTCGCCGTGATATCGTGCATAAAGACGCCTGATGTCCCGTTTGCTGATCCCTGAGAAGTAGTTCTCCACCTTGGTCCTGTTGTAGCGGGTGATGCCCGGAGGAATGGCCGGATACGACACCAGCTGGTCGATGCCGGCCGCTCTCAGGATGTACGCTGCGTCGTGCTCCAGAGTCTCGTGGTGCCCGACCACGCTGTAGTTTATCTCACACGGCGCACACAGCTCCGTGTATGTTACCCAGTGGATAATGTGTTCGCCGAACTGCCGGTCCATTCGCCGCCGGCCCTCAGCGTCTCCTAGGTAACGGACGAAGTCCTCAAAGTGCAGACCGGAGGTGGCGAGGTCGCTGTCGCGGTGGATTCTGCGGTACTTACGTATGATGGCCGGGGCGATGTCGTGCTTGTACCAAGGCTCGAAGCGGGGGTTCTTCACAAACTTGTCCTTGAATGCAGAAATGAGACGTTCGAAGGGGTCTCTCACGATGAAGAACTTAAAGTAAGCGTTTAATCTATTGAGGCAGACAGCGAGGAGTCACAGGTTAATTTCTAAACACCAATCTACAAGCCAACGTCTTATAGCTTTTTCACAATGTCATCTCTCTTATGTGCTGATTCAATGCTCAGATGTGAGTACAGTGGATATATAAAGATTACACAACCCATTTTTGAAATTGTGACCCTTTCCTGACCGATACCTTTGTGTGATGagattgccaagatcatttgcAAAATCTCTACACACAGGAAAATCCTAAAATGGCAGCTGAACTTTTACATCCCAAAACCTCGTCTTTTTAACAGAGGTGTGCAGACctcttacaggtccttctcaaaatattagcatattgtgataaagttcattattttccataatgtcatgatgaaaatttaacattcatatattttagattcattgcacactaactgaaatatttcaggtcttttattgtcttaatacggatgattttggcatacagctcatgaaaacccaaaattcctatctcacaaaattagcatatttcatccgaccaataaaagaaaagtgtttttaatacaaaaaacgtcaaccttcaaataatcatgtacagttatgcactcaatacttggtcaggaatcctttggcagaaatgactgcttcaatgcggcgtggcatggaggcaatcagcctgtggcactgctgaggtcttatggaggcccaggatgcttcgatagcggcctttagctcatccagagtgttgggtcttgagtctctcaacgttctcttcacaatatcccacagattctctatggggttcaggtcaggagagttggcaggccaattgagcacagtgataccatggtcagtaaaccatttaccagtggttttggcactgtgagcaggtgccaggtcgtgctgaaaaatgaaatcttcatctccataaagcttttcagcagatggaagcatgaagtgctccaaaatctcctgatagctagctgcattgaccctgcccttgataaaacacagtggaccaacaccagcagctgacacggcaccccagaccatcactgactgtgggtacttgacactggacttctggcattttggcatttccttctccccagtcttcctccagactctggcaccttgatttccgaatgacatgcagaatttgctttcatccgaaaaaagtactttggaccactgagcaacagtccagtgctgcttctctgtagcccaggtctggggaatgcggcacctgtagcccatttcctgcacacgcctgtgcacggtggctctggatgtttctactccagactcagtccactgcttccgcaggtcccccaaggtctggaatcggcccttctccacaatcttcctcagggtccggtcacctcttctcattgtgcagcgttttctgccacactttttccttcccacagacttcccactgaggtgccttgatacagcactctaggaacagcctattcgttcagaaatttctttctgtgtcttaccctcttgcttgagcgTGTCAATAgtagccttctggacagcagtcaggtcggcagtcttacccatgattggggttttgagtgatgaaccaggctgggagttttaaaggcctcaggaatcttttgcaggtgtttagagttaactcgttgattcagatgattaggttcatagctcgtttagagacccttttaatgatatgctaattttgtgagataggaattttgggttttcatgagctgtatgccgaaatcatccgtattaagacaataaaagacctgaaatatttcagttagtgtgcaatgaatctaaaatatatgaatgttaaattttcatcattatattatggaaaataatgaactttatcacaatatgctaatattttgagaaggacctgtatatcctctGTACTAACAGAAAAACTGTTATCATCTGCCTAAGGGATGCTCCACATAATAAACAGCACCAACCTTTGAGTTATTTCCTGTGGGGAGAATGATGAGAGGCGGGGCAGACCATTTTTCTCGTGGTCGTGAACGAGATTTTCTGGAATCTCCTCCACGCTGGAAAAACCTCCTGCAGCAGCAACATAAACCAGAAACCTTCTAAACTTCAAATAGGTTCAAAACGTGGCTTAATTCTTTGAATACCCACCGCAACACCATTAAATATGCACAATCCAACCCGTACTCACCATTGAGCACAATgaggaccttcttccattgtgtGTTACCCACTTTAGGCGTCTGGCAGAACAAGATGTTGCGTTTGTCACAGACAAAGATACGGTCGAGGACAAACTTGCTGATAGAGACATGAGTCAAATTTCTCAGGCTGCTGTTCTTACACACAGCTGATAGATGCTCTATTCGTTTCTCAGACACTTCCTGCCAATTCGCCACCGTGAGCGATACCGAGCGCTGAGACAAAAGACACAAGCAAAAAACCTGATATGGACTGAATTTCACTACATCTGTGCTCGTGAGGAGAAAAAGGGGAAAAGTATGTGACAATAATCTGAAATACGTCGGTCACCTGATGTGATGGCGTCTGAGTATGTTTTATCGGGC
This DNA window, taken from Girardinichthys multiradiatus isolate DD_20200921_A chromosome 24, DD_fGirMul_XY1, whole genome shotgun sequence, encodes the following:
- the chst10 gene encoding carbohydrate sulfotransferase 10 isoform X2 — encoded protein: MRHQLLLLGACGWVLVVLMFVSKFISLKTVEGYRKTPGQSWTVGDTKVLKAASVLSPIKHTQTPSHQRSVSLTVANWQEVSEKRIEHLSAVCKNSSLRNLTHVSISKFVLDRIFVCDKRNILFCQTPKVGNTQWKKVLIVLNGGFSSVEEIPENLVHDHEKNGLPRLSSFSPQEITQRLNAYFKFFIVRDPFERLISAFKDKFVKNPRFEPWYKHDIAPAIIRKYRRIHRDSDLATSGLHFEDFVRYLGDAEGRRRMDRQFGEHIIHWVTYTELCAPCEINYSVVGHHETLEHDAAYILRAAGIDQLVSYPAIPPGITRYNRTKVENYFSGISKRDIRRLYARYHGDFQLFGYPTPEFLLN
- the chst10 gene encoding carbohydrate sulfotransferase 10 isoform X1; this encodes MTWIASCFRRVVSVCIINLCPGARFLFPWPWADVHIMRHQLLLLGACGWVLVVLMFVSKFISLKTVEGYRKTPGQSWTVGDTKVLKAASVLSPIKHTQTPSHQRSVSLTVANWQEVSEKRIEHLSAVCKNSSLRNLTHVSISKFVLDRIFVCDKRNILFCQTPKVGNTQWKKVLIVLNGGFSSVEEIPENLVHDHEKNGLPRLSSFSPQEITQRLNAYFKFFIVRDPFERLISAFKDKFVKNPRFEPWYKHDIAPAIIRKYRRIHRDSDLATSGLHFEDFVRYLGDAEGRRRMDRQFGEHIIHWVTYTELCAPCEINYSVVGHHETLEHDAAYILRAAGIDQLVSYPAIPPGITRYNRTKVENYFSGISKRDIRRLYARYHGDFQLFGYPTPEFLLN